AGACGGAGGGCGGCGAGGCGGCATCGGCCCTCGACACCCTCGTGCAGACGATGCTGGCCCAGCGCGCCGACGCGCGGGCCGCGAAGGACTGGGCGGCCGCCGACCGCATCCGCGACGCGATCGCGGCGGCCGGCATCACCCTCGAAGACGGGCCGAACGGCACGCACTGGAGCCTCGCCGGCGCTGAGTCCGGCACGAAGGAGAACTGATGGCCAAGCCAGGACGCCCCGGCGCAGCGAAGGGCAAGAAGGGCCCCCTCAAGGGCACCGGCGGCAAGAACAAGCGGTCCCTCGAGGGCCGCGGCCCCACGCCGAAGGCCGAAGACCGTGCATGGCACCCGGCCGGCAAGCGCAAGGCCGCATCGGAGCGCTATGCCGCCGCGGGCGGCAAGGGCAAGCCCGGCGGCCAGACCGGCGGGCGCCCGCGCGCGAAGAAGGACGACGACACCGAGACGGTCACCGGCCGCAACTCCGTGCTCGAGGCGCTGCGGGCGAAGATCCCCGCGACGGCGTTCTACATCGCGCAGCGCGTCGAGATGGACGACCGTGTCAAGGAGATGCTGTCGATCGCCACGCACCGCGACATTCCGGTGATGGAAGTCATGCGCCCCGAGCTCGACCGCATGGCCGGCTTCGACGGCGTGCACCAGGGCGTCGCGCTGAAGGTGCCCCCGTACGAGTACGCGCACCCGCAGGACCTGCTCGAGGACATCATCGACACCGGCGCGCTGCCGCTGCTGGTCGCGCTCGACGGGGTCACCGACCCCCGCAACCTCGGCGCGATCATCCGCTCCACGGGCGCGTTCGGCGGGCAGGGCGTGATCATCCCGCAGCGCCGCTCGGCGAGCGTCAACTCGGCCGCGTGGAAGACGAGCGCCGGCGCCGCCGCGCGCATCCCGGTCGCGATGGCGCCGAACCTGACGACCACGCTCAAGGAGTTCAAGAAGCAGGGCGTGTTCGTCCTCGGCCTCGACGGCGGCGGCGACGTGTCGCTGCCCGCGCTCGAACTGGCCGACCGACCCGTCCTGATCGTCGTGGGCTCCGAGGGCAAGGGCCTGTCGCGCCTGGTCACCGAGACCTGCGACCAGATCGTGTCGATCCCGATCTCCGCAGCCACGGAATCGCTGAACGCCGGCATCGCGGCATCCGTCGCCCTCTATCAGGTGTCGACGCTGCGCGCCGCGGGAGCTGCCGCGGGGGAATGAATCGCGGCTCGTCCTGATTGCATTCAGATGAAACTGAATCTCTAGGAAAGGGACACCCATGGCACGCATCGCCGTCATCGGCGGAACCGGGTACGCCGGCCGCAACATCGTCACCGAGGCGGCCAGCCGCGGGCACACCGTGGTCTCGGTCTCGCGCAAGGCATCGAGCGAGCGCGTGCCCGGGGTGACCTACCTCGAAGGGACGCTCCTCGATGCGACGTCGCTGGTCAAAGAGCTCGAGGGCGTCGACGTGGTGGTCTCCGCGGTCGCGCCGCGTGACACGATGGCAGGCCAGGTGCGCCCCAGCATCGAGGCGCTGAACACGCTGCTGCCGGCCGACGTGCGCATCGGCGTGATCGGCGGCGCAGGAGGAAGCCTGGTCGCTCCCGGCGGTCCGCGCCTGGTCGACACCGACTTCCCCGAGGACTACCGGGCCGAGTCGCTCGAGATGATCGGGGTGCTCGAAGACCTGCAGGCCGACCAGAGCGGGCGCGACTGGTTCTTCGTCCACCCGGCCGGCGGCTTCGGCGCCTGGAACCCGGGTGAGCGGACTGGCGCCTACCGCGATGGCGGCGATGTTCTGGTGACGGATGCCGCGGGGGAGTCGTTCATCTCCGGCCCCGACCTCGGTGTCTCGGTGGTCGACGAGATCGAGTCGCCGAAGCACGTGCGCGAGCGTTTCTCGGTCGGGTACTGAGCTAGACCAGATCGCGCCAGTCGATCGTTCCCGTGTCGGTGGGCACTTCGTCGTCCGGCGTGTCGGGATCGATCACCGCCAGCGACGTGGTCTCGGTCGGCGGGCCCATGACCGTGGCCTCGTCGCGGCGGTGGCGCAGCACGTTGTCGATGTACGAGGCGAGCACCTCGGCCAGCGGCACCGAGCGGCCCTGCGCCTGGGAGATGAACCAGCGGTGGTCGAGCACCTGATGGAACAGCTCGGCCGGTTCGAGCTTGGCGCGCAGATCCCACGGGATCGCCTTGACCACCGGCTCGAACACCCGGGTGAGCCATTCGTGCGCGACCATCTCCTCGTCCGAGCCGAGGCGTGAGATGCGGGCGCTGTACTCGTCCATGTCGTTGAGCAGGCGGCGCGCCTGGTTCTCCTGCACGTCGAGCCCGGTCAGGCGCAGCAGTCGGCGCTGGTGATGCCCGGCATCCACCACCTTCGGATGGATCGAGACCGTGGTGCCGTCGGAGGTGGTGTGGATCGACATCTCTCCGATGTCGAACCCGAGGTCGTTGAGCCGGCGCACCCGCTCGGTGATGCGCCACGCCTCGTCGGATGAGAAGCTCTCCCACTCGGTGAGCGTGGCCCACAGCGAGTGGTACGACGACATGATGCCGTCGGCGATCGCGATGGCGTCGACGCCGCCTTCGAGGCGCCCGCCGGCCTCGAGGTCCATGATCTCGCCCGCGATGTTCGTACGGGCGATGTCGAGATCGTGCGCCCGCTGGCCGTCGGTGAGCCCGGCCTCGTGCAGCTCACCCGTCTCGGCGTCGACGAGGTACGCGGCGAAGGCACCGGCATCCCGCCGGAAGAGCGTGTTCGACAGCGACACGTCGCCCCAGAAGAAGCCGACGGTGTGCAGGCGCACCAGCAGCACGGCGAGGGCGTCGACGAGGCGGCTGGCCGTGTCGGGGCGCAGCACCTGCGTGAACAGGGCGCGGTAGGGGAGCGAGAAGCGCAGGTGCGCGGTCACCAGGGCTGCCGGCAGCGGGTCGCCCTTCGCGTCGCGGCGGCCCTCGATCGCGGCGACCCGCTCGACGCAGGGCACGTCGAGGCGGACGAGCGAGCCGAGCATCTCGTACTCGCGGCGCGCCATCTCGGCGGTGGTCTCCTTGACGGCGACGACCCGCCCCGACAGGTTCGCGAAGCGCACCAGGTGGCGGGAGATGCCCTTGGGCAGTGACACGATGGTCTCGCTCGGCCACTCTGCGAGGCCGGTCGACCACGGCAGGGAGAGCAGCCCGGCGTCGATGCTGCTGGCGGTGATCGTCAGAGAATCAGGCACGGATGCCACGCCCTTCTGTCGCCGGAATGTGCGGCGGCGCGGGGGGTCTGAAGACCTGCCCGCGCCGCGCTG
This DNA window, taken from Microbacterium invictum, encodes the following:
- a CDS encoding DUF4032 domain-containing protein; amino-acid sequence: MPDSLTITASSIDAGLLSLPWSTGLAEWPSETIVSLPKGISRHLVRFANLSGRVVAVKETTAEMARREYEMLGSLVRLDVPCVERVAAIEGRRDAKGDPLPAALVTAHLRFSLPYRALFTQVLRPDTASRLVDALAVLLVRLHTVGFFWGDVSLSNTLFRRDAGAFAAYLVDAETGELHEAGLTDGQRAHDLDIARTNIAGEIMDLEAGGRLEGGVDAIAIADGIMSSYHSLWATLTEWESFSSDEAWRITERVRRLNDLGFDIGEMSIHTTSDGTTVSIHPKVVDAGHHQRRLLRLTGLDVQENQARRLLNDMDEYSARISRLGSDEEMVAHEWLTRVFEPVVKAIPWDLRAKLEPAELFHQVLDHRWFISQAQGRSVPLAEVLASYIDNVLRHRRDEATVMGPPTETTSLAVIDPDTPDDEVPTDTGTIDWRDLV
- a CDS encoding NAD(P)-dependent oxidoreductase; this translates as MARIAVIGGTGYAGRNIVTEAASRGHTVVSVSRKASSERVPGVTYLEGTLLDATSLVKELEGVDVVVSAVAPRDTMAGQVRPSIEALNTLLPADVRIGVIGGAGGSLVAPGGPRLVDTDFPEDYRAESLEMIGVLEDLQADQSGRDWFFVHPAGGFGAWNPGERTGAYRDGGDVLVTDAAGESFISGPDLGVSVVDEIESPKHVRERFSVGY
- the rlmB gene encoding 23S rRNA (guanosine(2251)-2'-O)-methyltransferase RlmB, coding for MAKPGRPGAAKGKKGPLKGTGGKNKRSLEGRGPTPKAEDRAWHPAGKRKAASERYAAAGGKGKPGGQTGGRPRAKKDDDTETVTGRNSVLEALRAKIPATAFYIAQRVEMDDRVKEMLSIATHRDIPVMEVMRPELDRMAGFDGVHQGVALKVPPYEYAHPQDLLEDIIDTGALPLLVALDGVTDPRNLGAIIRSTGAFGGQGVIIPQRRSASVNSAAWKTSAGAAARIPVAMAPNLTTTLKEFKKQGVFVLGLDGGGDVSLPALELADRPVLIVVGSEGKGLSRLVTETCDQIVSIPISAATESLNAGIAASVALYQVSTLRAAGAAAGE